A region from the Phaenicophaeus curvirostris isolate KB17595 chromosome 3, BPBGC_Pcur_1.0, whole genome shotgun sequence genome encodes:
- the LOC138719443 gene encoding zinc finger protein 157-like → MAGPFEEVAIYLCREEWAELTGWQRRLYREVLLDTYEMVASLGWVTIKPDIICKLERGQTPCVPDPPGALQRHRSPVPGVSQASVGRSRSSSRHGAGSPEWELSGSQGDMSVHPHLHNVLDPQQLEKSPSKCNKNLRGRTALAMQKRSQRGKQPFSCTDCGKSFRRKAKLTEHQRIHAGERPFACADCGKSFRDQSSLIRHQRIHSGERPFSCAECSKSFGEKRSLISHQRIHTGERPFTCADCNRSFTKKSILIEHQRIHTGERPFTCMECNNTFRRKSSLIRHQRIHKGQRPFACAECNWSFISKGNLNRHLRIHTGERPFSCTDCGESFSRKGSLIRHQHIHTGERPFDCADCGKSFREKRSLISHQRIHTGERPFACASCDKRFRQTANLLTHQRIHTGERPFACTECNWSFIRKGTLNVHLRTHTGERPFTCTDCGESFSRKGSLIRHQHIHTSERPLA, encoded by the exons ATGGCGGGGCCGTTCGAGGAGGTGGCCATCTACTTGTGCCGCGAGGAGTGGGCAGAGCTGACGGGCTGGCAGCGGCGGCTCTACCGGGAGGTGCTGCTGGACACCTACGAGATGGTCGCCTCGCTGG GCTGGGTCACCATCAAGCCAGATATCATCTGCAAGCTGGAGCGAGGGCAGACGCCATGTGTGCCAGACCCCCCTGGGGCGCTGCAGAGGCACCGGAGCCCTGTGCCAGGCGTGTCCCAGGCGTCCGTGGGAAGGAGCAGGTCAAGCAGCAGGCACGGTGCGGGCTCACCTGAATGGGAGCTGAGTGGGAGTCAGGGGGATATGTCAGTGCACCCTCACCTCCACAATGTGCTGGACcctcagcagctggagaagagcccTTCCAAGTGCAACAAGAACTTGAGGGGCCGGACAGCCCTGGCCATGCAGAAGAGGAGCCAGAGGGGGAAGCAGCCCTTTAGCTGTACAGACTGCGGGAAGAGCTTCAGACGCAAGGCCAAGCTGACCGAACACCAACGCATCCACGCTGGCGAGCGCCCCTTTGCCTGTGCTGACTGCGGCAAGAGCTTCAGGGACCAGAGCTCCCTGATCAGGCACCAGCGCATCCACAGTGGCGAGCGGCCCTTTTCCTGTGCTGAATGCAGCAAGAGCTTCGGAGAGAAGCGCTCCCTGATCAGTCACCAGCGCATCCACACTGGTGAGCGCCCCTTCACCTGTGCTGACTGCAACAGGAGCTTCACAAAGAAGAGCATCCTGATAGAACACCAGCGCATCCACACTGGCGAGCGGCCCTTTACCTGCATGGAGTGCAACAATACCTTCAGGCGCAAGAGCTCCTTGATCAGGCACCAGCGCATTCACAAGGGCCAGCGGCCCTTTGCCTGTGCTGAATGCAACTGGAGCTTCATCAGTAAGGGCAACCTGAACAGACATCTGCGCATCCACACTGGCGAGCGCCCATTCAGCTGCACCGACTGTGGCGAGAGCTTCAGCAGGAAGGGCTCTCTGATCAGGCACCAGCACATCCACACTGGCGAGCGGCCCTTTGACTGTGCTGACTGCGGAAAGAGCTTCAGAGAGAAGCGCTCCCTGATCAGTCACCAGCGCATCCACACCGGTGAGCGGCCCTTTGCCTGTGCCAGTTGTGACAAGAGGTTCAGACAAACAGCCAACCTCCTAACTCACCAGCGCATCCACACGGGTGAGCGCCCCTTTGCCTGCACCGAATGCAACTGGAGCTTCATCCGGAAGGGCACCTTAAACGTCCATCTGCGCACCCACACTGGCGAGCGCCCATTCACCTGCACCGACT